The window GGCGCGTGACGTCGGCGATGCGGAACGACATGTCCGTCGTCAGCTCGGCTCCGCCCTCCTTGTCCTGCGTGCCGGCCGCCGCGACCCAGCTGCCGCTCCACGGCACCCAGACGCCGACGATGGCTCCGGACGCACCCGACGCGGTGAGCGCGTTGTCGACCGCGGTCTGCATCGCCGCGACGGTGTCGTCGGGCAGGGAGGCGTCGACCTGGTCGGGCGGCGTGTAGCTGAAGGAGTCCTCGGACGAACAACCGGTGAGGACGAGCCCGAGCACGACGGCCGTGGCCGCTGCGGCGCGCCACCGGCGCGACGAGAGAAGCTGCATGTGAAGGAACCCCCGAGGACGTATCTCCCGAGTCTAGAGCGAGGATGCTGGAAGTCCGCCTCGCGGGACCGCGCCGATCGCGGCCCGTAGGGTGTGAGGGTGCCCCACGACTTCGCTCCCGACGTGATCGCCGCCGTGCTCCGCCACATGAACGGCGACCACACCGACGACAACCTGCTGATCGCCCGCGCCTTCGCCGAGCCCGCCGACCAGGAGCCGACGGCGTCCGTCATGACCGGCTTCGACGGCGAGGCCGGCGTGTGGGAGGTCACCCGCGGCGGCTCCACCTCGACGCTGCGCGTGCCGTGGCCCGGCGGCCCGATCACGGAGCGCCCCGAGGTACGACGCGAGGTCGTGGCGCTGTACGACGCGGCGTGCGCGCGCCTGGGCGTCGAGCCGCGGCCGCACGACTGAC of the Microbacterium sufflavum genome contains:
- a CDS encoding DUF2470 domain-containing protein, whose product is MPHDFAPDVIAAVLRHMNGDHTDDNLLIARAFAEPADQEPTASVMTGFDGEAGVWEVTRGGSTSTLRVPWPGGPITERPEVRREVVALYDAACARLGVEPRPHD